A region of the Paracoccaceae bacterium genome:
GCGGCGAGGGCAGGTGCTGGCCGAAGAAGCAATAGGCCAGAAACAGGCCCGCGATGACCGGCAGCGCGGGGCCCATCATCGCCCAGGCGGCGGCGAAGACCAGAACCAGGGCCAGTGCCCCGATCACCACGTCGCGGGTCAGGGGATCGCCGGCGCGCAGGATCAGCGGCACGTATTCCCACCACTGGTAGGCCGCGACCGCGACACCCGCCGCCGCCGCCGCCCATGCAAGGGCGCGCAACGCGGGGCCCGCGCCGCGCGCGATCGCCAGCAGCGGAAAGCCCAGCAGCATCAGGAAGCCGACGTGGAAGGCGCGGGCGATCTGGCTGGCGAAGTCGACCAGATGCGCGGCCGTGGCGATCTGGAAGGCCGAGAAGGCGACGGCGATCCAGAACAGGACGCGGCCGACCGATCCGGGCGGAAAGCCCCCCGCAAGCGGGTCATGCATGTTGGCCGCCGCCGGCGGCGCTGTCGGTTCGGTCATCGCCGCCCCTCTCCCCAAGGCAAGGCGGGACGGGCCGCCGGGTTCACCCCGCTGCGCCCGTCCCGGTTGACGTCCGGTTGCGTTACTGGATCAGGCCGACCTCGCGGTAATACCGCTCGGCCCCCGGATGCAGCGGCACCGGCATGCCGTCGAGCGCGGCGTCGCGGCTGATGGCGCGGGCGGCCTGGTGCGCGGCGACCAGTTCGGGCAGGTTCTCGAACAGCAGCTTGGTCATCTGGTAGGCGGTTTCCTCGTCGACATCCTCATGCGTGACGAAGAAGTTGCCCACGGCCAGCGTCTGGACGTCGGCGGTCTGGCCCTGGTAGGTGCCCGCCGGGATGGTCGCGGCGAGGTAGGGCGCGCCCAGCGTCTCGGCCACTTCGGGCGGGATCGAGACGATGGTGGTCGGGACCGAGGTTGCGAGGTCCTTGATCGAGGCGACGCCGAGGCCCGCCGATTGCAGCGTGGCGTCAAGCTGGCGGTTCTTCATCAGTTCGACCGATTCCGCGAAGGGCAGGTATTCGGTCTTGCCGAGATCGTCATAGGTCATGCCGAGAGCGGTCAGGATCGCGCGGGCGTTCAGTTCGGTGCCCGATTTCGGCGCGCCGACCGACAGCGACTTGCCCTTGAGATCGGCCATCGTGGTGACGCCGCTGTCGGCGCTGGCCGCGATCTGGATGTAGTTCGGATAGGCGGCCGAGATGCCGCGCAGCTTGGTCAGCGGTGCCGCGAAGCCCGCGTCGGCGTCGCCTTCCCAGGCGAGTTTCAGCGAATCGCCCAGCGTCAGCGCGAATTCGCCCTTGCCCTGTTGCAGCAGGTTCAGGTTCTCGACGCTGGCCTTGGTGGACTGCACCTGGGTGCGGGCGCCCGGGATGCCTTCGCCATAGACCTTCGAGAGCGCGACGCCGATCGGATAGTAGACGCCCGAGGTGCCCCCGGTCAGGATGTTGATGAACTGTTCGGCCTTGGCCGCCACGGGTGCCGCGACGATGGTGGCGCAAAGCAGCGCGGCGCGCAGGGCGCGCGGAACGAGATGGGTCATGGGTCCTCCCTTCGGACGTTGTGCGAACCCCGTTCTCCTCTTCGGGGCTGGGGGCACGATGCCGCGAAACCGGCGGCGGATGAACCGGTTTCGGCCATCATGGCCGAGATTTCTGGCAGAACCCCGCCAGACCCGGCGCAAACGCCCGCCACGGCCGCGCGCAGCCCGCGCTTGAGGCGGGGGGCCGGCAGGCATAGGACAGGGCGATGTCGTTCACGCTGCGCCAGCTGAAGTTCTTTGTCGCGGCCGCCGAGGCGGGCAGCGTGTCGGCCGCGGCGCGGGCGCTGTCGATCAGCCAGTCGTCGGTGACCGAGGCGATCCGGTCGCTGGAGGATGACCTTGGCGTCACGCTGTTCGAGCGGCAGGCGCGCGGCCTGCGGATCACCCATCGCGGCGCGGCCTTCCTGCGCCATGCGCAGCAGATCCTGAGCGATGTGGCGCTGGCACGCGATGCGTTCCGCGCCGAGGGCGAACCTGCCAGCGGGCGATTGTCGCTGGGGGTGACGAGCCTGGTGGCGGGCTATGTGCTGTCGGACATCCTGGCGCGGTATCGCCGGGCGTTTCCCGGGGTCGAGCTGAGCGTGATCGAGGAGACCGGCGACTATCTGCAGCACCTGCTGATCGGGGGCGAGCTGGATGTGGCGGTGCTGCTGACCAGTTCGGTGCGCGACCGGCACGCGTTCCATGTGGAATCGCTGCTGGTGTCGCCGTTCCGGCTCTGGCTGCCGCTGGGGCACGGGCTGGCGCAGCAGGAGTCCATCGCGCGGGAGGAACTGGCGAGCCATCCGCTGATCCAGCTGATGGTGGACGAGATCGAGGAGGCGACGCGGGCGCTGATGGCGGCCATGGCGGTGCCGCCCCGGGTGATGTTCCGCACCCGCAGCGTCGAGGCGGTGCGGTCGCTTGTGGCGACGGGGGCGGGGGTGGCGCTGCTGCCGGGGCTGGTCTACCGGCCCTGGTCGCTGGAGGGCGACCGGATCGAGATTCGCGACGTTTCGGGCGATCTGCCGACGGTGCAGGTGGGGCTGGCCTGGCGCCGGGGAGCGCCGCTGTCGGCGCCCGCGCATCATTTCGTGCGCACCGCGCAGGGGGCGGTGCAGGGGGGGTGACGCAATTTCAGGCATCGGTTTTTCCGATACCGTCATTCTGTCATTTGAATTTGCGAAAGGTCGCCGTGCGTTTCATGGTTTCCGGGCCAGCCGTCCGCGCCGAAAGACGGGCGGTCAATCCAGGGAGATTCCAGATGCCGCGCATGACGTCCACACTGACCACCCTGCTTGCCACCGCCCTTGCCGTGACCCCCGCCGCCGCGCAGATCGCCGCGCTGGGGACGCCCGAGGGGCAGGTCAACATCGTTGCCTGGCCGGGCTACATCGAGCGCGGCGAGACGATGAAGGAATTCGACTGGGTGACGAAGTTCGAGGAAGCCTCGGGCTGCAAGGTCAATGTCAAGACGGCGAACACCTCGGACGAGATGGTCGCGCTGATGAACGAGGGCGGTTTCGACCTGGTGACGGCCAGCGGCGACGCCAGCCTGCGGCTGGTGGCGGGCAAGCGGGTCCAGCCGGTGAACACCGACCTCGTGCCGTCGTGGTCGACGGTGGACGACCGGCTGAAGTCGGCGCCCTGGCACACGGTCGACGGGGTGCATTACGGCGTGCCCTACATGTGGGGCCCGAACGTGCTGATGTACAACACCGAGGTGTTCAAGGATGCCCCGCCGACGTCCTGGAACGTCGTCTTCGAGGAGATGACGCTGCCCGACGGGCAGTCGAACAAGGGGCGCGTGCAGGCCTATGACGGCCCGATCCATATTGCCGACGCGGCGCAGTACCTGATGTTCCACAAGCCGGAACTGGGGATCACGAGCCCCTATGAGCTGAACGAGGATCAGTACAAGGCGGCGCTGGACCTGCTGCGGGTGCAGCGGACGCTGGTGTCGCGCTACTGGCACGACGCCTTCATCCAGATGGACGACTTCAAGAACGAGGGCATGGCGGCAAGCGGCACCTGGCCGTTCCAGGTGAACCTGCTGCAGGGCGACAAGGTGCCGGTGGCCAGCGTGATCCCGCAGGAGGGGGCGACAGGCTGGGCCGACACGACGATGATGCATGTGGATGCCGCGAACCCGACCTGTGCCTATCTGTGGATGGAGCATTCGCTGGCGTCGAACCTGCAATCGGACCTGTCGGTCTGGTTCGGGGCCAACCCCTCGGTTCCGGCCGCCTGCACCGACGGGCGCGGGATGCAGACCGCCGAGGGCTGCACGAAGAACGGGCTGGACGACTTCGACAAGATCCGGT
Encoded here:
- a CDS encoding TAXI family TRAP transporter solute-binding subunit — protein: MTHLVPRALRAALLCATIVAAPVAAKAEQFINILTGGTSGVYYPIGVALSKVYGEGIPGARTQVQSTKASVENLNLLQQGKGEFALTLGDSLKLAWEGDADAGFAAPLTKLRGISAAYPNYIQIAASADSGVTTMADLKGKSLSVGAPKSGTELNARAILTALGMTYDDLGKTEYLPFAESVELMKNRQLDATLQSAGLGVASIKDLATSVPTTIVSIPPEVAETLGAPYLAATIPAGTYQGQTADVQTLAVGNFFVTHEDVDEETAYQMTKLLFENLPELVAAHQAARAISRDAALDGMPVPLHPGAERYYREVGLIQ
- a CDS encoding LysR family transcriptional regulator gives rise to the protein MSFTLRQLKFFVAAAEAGSVSAAARALSISQSSVTEAIRSLEDDLGVTLFERQARGLRITHRGAAFLRHAQQILSDVALARDAFRAEGEPASGRLSLGVTSLVAGYVLSDILARYRRAFPGVELSVIEETGDYLQHLLIGGELDVAVLLTSSVRDRHAFHVESLLVSPFRLWLPLGHGLAQQESIAREELASHPLIQLMVDEIEEATRALMAAMAVPPRVMFRTRSVEAVRSLVATGAGVALLPGLVYRPWSLEGDRIEIRDVSGDLPTVQVGLAWRRGAPLSAPAHHFVRTAQGAVQGG
- a CDS encoding ABC transporter substrate-binding protein, producing MTSTLTTLLATALAVTPAAAQIAALGTPEGQVNIVAWPGYIERGETMKEFDWVTKFEEASGCKVNVKTANTSDEMVALMNEGGFDLVTASGDASLRLVAGKRVQPVNTDLVPSWSTVDDRLKSAPWHTVDGVHYGVPYMWGPNVLMYNTEVFKDAPPTSWNVVFEEMTLPDGQSNKGRVQAYDGPIHIADAAQYLMFHKPELGITSPYELNEDQYKAALDLLRVQRTLVSRYWHDAFIQMDDFKNEGMAASGTWPFQVNLLQGDKVPVASVIPQEGATGWADTTMMHVDAANPTCAYLWMEHSLASNLQSDLSVWFGANPSVPAACTDGRGMQTAEGCTKNGLDDFDKIRFWTTPVANCSQGAGTCVPYYRWVSDYIGVIGGR